The following proteins are co-located in the Dromiciops gliroides isolate mDroGli1 chromosome 2, mDroGli1.pri, whole genome shotgun sequence genome:
- the LOC122743660 gene encoding ubiquitin-conjugating enzyme E2 N-like: MSRLSHRIVKEIQGLLAESVPGIKAEPDEINARHFHVVIAGPKDSPFEGGTFKLELFLPEEYPMTAPKVRFITKIYHPNVDKLGRICLDILKDKWSPALQILTVLLSIQALLSAPNPDDPLANDVAEQWKTNEAQAIETAREWTRLYAMNNI; the protein is encoded by the coding sequence ATGTCCAGGCTGTCCCACAGGATTGTCAAGGAAATACAGGGTTTACTGGCAGAATCAGTTCCTGGGATAAAAGCAGAACCAGATGAAATCAACGCACGTCATTTTCACGTGGTCATTGCAGGTCCAAAGGATTCCCCCTTTGAAGGAGGGACTTTTAAACTTGAACTTTTCCTTCCAGAAGAATACCCAATGACAGCTCCCAAAGTACGTTTCATAACCAAAATTTATCACCCTAATGTGGATAAGTTGGGAAGAATATGTTTAGATATTTTGAAAGATAAATGGTCTCCAGCACTACAGATACTCACAGTTCTGCTCTCAATCCAGGCTTTGTTAAGTGCCCCCAATCCAGATGATCCGTTAGCAAATGATGTAGCGGAGCAGTGGAAGACCAATGAAGCCCAAGCCATAGAAACAGCCAGAGAATGGACAAGGCTCTATGCTatgaataatatttaa